In Glycine max cultivar Williams 82 chromosome 7, Glycine_max_v4.0, whole genome shotgun sequence, a single window of DNA contains:
- the LOC100815094 gene encoding uncharacterized protein isoform X2, giving the protein MADDLSSFAKDALLVKGLKSSTLVWRLIVLTLAMVSGVYICSICLKQIGTSSKIGFLDIKVVQKPCPEPNIEPWEIPFVHYPHPQTYSRAECACHPVRYFAILSMQRSGSGWFETFLNSHANISSNGEIFSVKGLMQHHEEIAEYFRIHGVSLIFLFRRNLLRRMVSVLANEYDRNAKLLNGTHKSHVHSPKEAEILAKYKPTINSTLLIAQLKQVNETTTKALEYFKSTRHIILYYEDIVKNRTKLRDVQDFLKVPQMDLKSRQVKIHKGSLSSQVENWNDISKALTGTPYESFIHEDYRR; this is encoded by the exons ATGGCAGATGATCTCTCTTCCTTTGCCaag GATGCTTTGCTTGTGAAGGGTTTGAAGAGTTCCACTTTGGTGTGGAGGCTTATTGTTTTGACCCTTGCAATGGTCTCTGGCGTGTATATATGTTCAATTTGTCTGAAGCAGATAGGCACTAGCAGCAAGATTGGTTTTTTAGACATCAAGGTTGTTCAAAAGCCATGCCCGGAACCTAACATTGAACCTTGGGAGATTCCTTTTGTGCATTACCCTCACCCCCAAACTTACAGCAG GGCGGAATGTGCTTGCCACCCTGTGCGCTATTTCGCTATTCTGTCAATGCAGAGATCCGGGAGTGGATGGTTTGAGACGTTTTTAAACAGTCATGCTAACATAAGCTCAAATGGGGAAATCTTTTCGGTTAAG GGATTGATGCAGCATCATGAAGAAATTGCTGAGTATTTCAGAATACACGGTGTTTCGCTCATATTTCTTTTCAGAAGGAATCTTTTGCGCCGGATGGTTTCTGTACTTGCAAATGAATATGATAGGAATGCTAAGCTATTAAACGGGACTCACAAATCTCATGTTCATTCACCAAAGGAG GCAGAAATACTTGCAAAATACAAGCCCACAATCAATTCAACTTTGCTGATTGCACAACTTAAACAAGTGAACGAAACCACCACCAAAGCTTTGGAATATTTCAAGAGCACCAGGCACATTATCCTGTACTATGAAGACATCGTCAAAAACCGCACT AAATTAAGGGACGTTCAGGATTTTCTAAAGGTTCCTCAAATGGATTTAAAGAGTCGTCAGGTGAAGATACATAAAGGGTCCTTATCTAGCCAAGTTGAAAACTGGAATGATATAAGCAAGGCACTAACAGGAACACCATACGAGAGTTTCATCCACGAAGATTATCGTAGGTAG
- the LOC100815094 gene encoding nodulation protein H isoform X1, producing MADDLSSFAKDALLVKGLKSSTLVWRLIVLTLAMVSGVYICSICLKQIGTSSKIGFLDIKVVQKPCPEPNIEPWEIPFVHYPHPQTYSRAECACHPVRYFAILSMQRSGSGWFETFLNSHANISSNGEIFSVKVRRSNMSTITETLDTIYNLDWLSSASKNECTTAVGLKWMLNQGLMQHHEEIAEYFRIHGVSLIFLFRRNLLRRMVSVLANEYDRNAKLLNGTHKSHVHSPKEAEILAKYKPTINSTLLIAQLKQVNETTTKALEYFKSTRHIILYYEDIVKNRTKLRDVQDFLKVPQMDLKSRQVKIHKGSLSSQVENWNDISKALTGTPYESFIHEDYRR from the exons ATGGCAGATGATCTCTCTTCCTTTGCCaag GATGCTTTGCTTGTGAAGGGTTTGAAGAGTTCCACTTTGGTGTGGAGGCTTATTGTTTTGACCCTTGCAATGGTCTCTGGCGTGTATATATGTTCAATTTGTCTGAAGCAGATAGGCACTAGCAGCAAGATTGGTTTTTTAGACATCAAGGTTGTTCAAAAGCCATGCCCGGAACCTAACATTGAACCTTGGGAGATTCCTTTTGTGCATTACCCTCACCCCCAAACTTACAGCAG GGCGGAATGTGCTTGCCACCCTGTGCGCTATTTCGCTATTCTGTCAATGCAGAGATCCGGGAGTGGATGGTTTGAGACGTTTTTAAACAGTCATGCTAACATAAGCTCAAATGGGGAAATCTTTTCGGTTAAGGTGAGAAGGAGTAACATGTCAACAATAACAGAGACTCTGGATACAATTTATAATCTAGACTGGTTAAGTAGTGCTTCAAAAAATGAGTGCACCACTGCTGTTGGTTTGAAGTGGATGCTTAATCAG GGATTGATGCAGCATCATGAAGAAATTGCTGAGTATTTCAGAATACACGGTGTTTCGCTCATATTTCTTTTCAGAAGGAATCTTTTGCGCCGGATGGTTTCTGTACTTGCAAATGAATATGATAGGAATGCTAAGCTATTAAACGGGACTCACAAATCTCATGTTCATTCACCAAAGGAG GCAGAAATACTTGCAAAATACAAGCCCACAATCAATTCAACTTTGCTGATTGCACAACTTAAACAAGTGAACGAAACCACCACCAAAGCTTTGGAATATTTCAAGAGCACCAGGCACATTATCCTGTACTATGAAGACATCGTCAAAAACCGCACT AAATTAAGGGACGTTCAGGATTTTCTAAAGGTTCCTCAAATGGATTTAAAGAGTCGTCAGGTGAAGATACATAAAGGGTCCTTATCTAGCCAAGTTGAAAACTGGAATGATATAAGCAAGGCACTAACAGGAACACCATACGAGAGTTTCATCCACGAAGATTATCGTAGGTAG
- the LOC100814564 gene encoding polyadenylate-binding protein RBP47: MAQPSSNGDLNNNQQGQVQQQQQQWAAAQPHQYQQQWMAMQYPATAMAMMQQQMMMYPQHYMPYAHPHYPPPPPPPPPQSSHHHHHKQAAAAAAAAASSDEIRTVWLGDLHHWMDENYLHNCFAHTGEVVSAKVIRNKQTGQSEGYGFVEFYSRATAEKVLQNYNGTMMPNTDQAFRLNWATFSAGERRSSDATSDLSIFVGDLAIDVTDAMLQETFAGRYSSIKGAKVVIDSNTGRSKGYGFVRFGDENERTRAMTEMNGVYCSSRPMRIGVATPKKTYGYQQQYSSQAVLLAGGHAANGAVAQGSHSEGDLNNTTIFVGGLDSDTSDEDLRQPFLQFGEVVSVKIPVGKGCGFVQFADRKNAEEAIHALNGTVIGKQTVRLSWGRSPGNKHWRSDSNGGYFGGQSYGGHGFAVRQNQDIAMQPATAIQGAS; encoded by the exons ATGGCTCAACCCAGTTCCAACGGGGATCTGAATAATAACCAGCAGGGTCAGGTTcagcaacagcagcagcagTGGGCGGCGGCGCAGCCGCATCAGTATCAGCAGCAATGGATGGCCATGCAGTACCCGGCCACAGCCATGGCCATGATGCAGCAGCAGATGATGATGTACCCGCAGCATTACATGCCCTACGCTCACCCCCATTatccgccgccgccgccgccgccgcctccTCAGTCGTCTCACCATCACCACCACAAACAGGCCGCAGCCGCGGCGGCGGCTGCGGCCTCCTCCGACGAGATCAGGACCGTCTGGCTCGGCGACCTCCACCATTGGATGGACGAGAACTACCTCCACAACTGCTTTGCTCACACCGGCGAG GTTGTGTCGGCCAAGGTCATTCGAAATAAGCAAACTGGTCAGTCTGAGGGATATGGATTCGTGGAGTTCTATTCACGAGCGACGGCTGAGAAAGTCTTGCAGAACTATAATGGCACGATGATGCCCAATACAGATCAGGCATTCCGTCTGAATTGGGCCACATTCAGTGCGGGGGAAAGGCGTTCTTCCGATGCTACTTCTGATCTCTCTATATTTGTGGGGGACTTGGCCATTGATGTTACTGATGCTATGCTGCAAGAGACTTTTGCTGGCCGATATTCATCTATTAAGGGAGCAAAAGTTGTCATTGATTCTAATACCGGCCGCTCAAAAGGCTATGGTTTTGTTAGGTTTGGTGATGAAAATGAGAGAACGAGGGCAATGACTGAAATGAATGGTGTTTATTGTTCTAGTAGGCCCATGCGAATAGGTGTTGCAACTCCCAAGAAAACTTATGGCTACCAACAACAATATTCTTCTCAAG CTGTGCTATTGGCCGGTGGACACGCAGCTAATGGTGCTGTGGCCCAAGGTTCCCATTCTGAAGGGGATTTAAACAACACCACT ATATTTGTTGGAGGGCTTGATTCTGACACCAGTGATGAGGATCTCAGACAACCATTTTTGCAATTTGGTGAGGTTGTCTCTGTGAAAATTCCAGTGGGTAAAGGGTGTGGATTTGTTCAATTTGCAGACAG AAAGAATGCTGAGGAAGCAATTCACGCATTGAATGGGACAGTAATTGGGAAGCAGACAGTGCGACTTTCTTGGGGTCGCAGTCCAGGAAATAAGCAT TGGAGATCTGATTCCAATGGAGGCTATTTTGGTGGTCAGAGTTATGGAGGCCATGGATTTGCTGTGAGACAGAATCAGGATATAGCCATGCAACCTGCAACTGCAATTCAAGGGGCTTCCTAA
- the LOC100799434 gene encoding uncharacterized protein: MEVEVMVPPVDFNFDSNCSSPFITAPSSPQFFAASNKPNFFFFSAPTSPTRATSSSFHEEEQDFQFNFSGHLDRPSLSAAELFDGGKIRPLKPPPLLQSPVTSPRSKLSPRNKKKDLDPFALAMKETLRSEEKTRGRERVSVSFSGRKGSRSLSPLRISVVCDSEDKNVSSSTSNINNSKASFLSSIPFTRKWRFKDFLLFRSASEGRATDKDPLRRKYAVLSKNNEDVRDCSFRSTESSSGSISKRHGPVSAHELHYTLNRAASEEMKKKTFLPYKQGLLGCLGFNPGMHHHFSKRVGSLTRS, from the coding sequence ATGGAGGTGGAAGTGATGGTTCCACCGGTGGACTTCAACTTCGACAGCAACTGCTCCTCCCCCTTCATCACCGCCCCTTCAAGCCCCCAATTCTTTGCTGCCTCCAACAAAccaaacttcttcttcttcagcgcCCCCACCAGCCCCACACGtgccacctcctcctccttccATGAAGAAGAACAAGATTTCCAGTTCAATTTCAGCGGCCACCTCGACCGCCCTTCTCTCTCCGCCGCTGAGCTCTTTGACGGCGGAAAAATCCGTCCTTTGAAGCCGCCGCCGCTGCTTCAGTCTCCGGTAACATCCCCAAGGTCGAAACTTTCTCCCCGCAACAAGAAGAAAGACTTGGACCCTTTTGCATTGGCAATGAAAGAAACTCTCAGAAGTGAAGAAAAAACACGAGGGAGGGAAAGGGTTTCGGTTTCGTTCTCTGGTCGTAAAGGAAGCAGGTCGTTGTCCCCTCTGAGAATCTCCGTCGTGTGCGACTCCGAAGACAAAAACGTTTCTTCCTCGACAAGCAACATCAACAACTCAAAAGCCTCGTTTTTGTCTTCGATTCCCTTCACGAGAAAATGGAGGTTCAAGGATTTTCTCCTCTTCCGAAGCGCCTCTGAAGGAAGAGCAACCGACAAGGACCCTCTGAGGAGAAAATACGCAGTTCTGTCGAAGAACAACGAGGATGTTCGGGACTGCAGCTTCCGGTCCACCGAGAGTTCTTCCGGTTCGATCTCGAAGCGGCACGGGCCGGTCTCGGCCCACGAGCTGCATTACACGCTGAACCGGGCCGCGTCGGaagagatgaagaagaagactTTCTTGCCTTACAAGCAGGGCTTGTTGGGATGCTTGGGCTTTAACCCTGGTAtgcatcatcatttttctaagagGGTTGGGTCTTTGACGCGTTCTTAA